A region of Bacillus cabrialesii DNA encodes the following proteins:
- the lutR gene encoding L-lactate utilization/bacilysin biosynthesis transcriptional regulator LutR, protein MKYKQIKTKKIYEEVADALLDMIKNGDLKPGDKLDSVQALAESFQVSRSAVREALSALKAMGLVEMKQGEGTYLKEFELNQISQPLSAALLMKKEDVKQLLEVRKLLEIGVASLAAEKRTEADLERIHAALKEMGSIETDGELGEKADFAFHLALADASQNELLKHLMNHVSSLLLETMRETRKIWLFSKKTSVQRLYEEHERIYKAVASQDGAQAEAAMLAHLTNVEDVLSGYFEENVQ, encoded by the coding sequence TTGAAATACAAACAGATTAAAACAAAGAAAATATATGAAGAAGTGGCGGATGCGCTATTAGATATGATCAAAAACGGCGATTTGAAGCCGGGAGATAAACTGGACTCAGTTCAGGCGCTTGCTGAAAGCTTTCAAGTCAGCCGCTCAGCGGTTCGCGAAGCCCTTTCCGCGCTAAAAGCAATGGGGCTTGTCGAAATGAAGCAGGGAGAAGGCACGTATCTGAAGGAATTTGAACTCAATCAAATTTCTCAGCCGCTCTCAGCCGCCCTTCTCATGAAAAAAGAGGACGTTAAGCAGCTGCTCGAGGTCAGAAAACTGCTTGAAATCGGCGTGGCGTCATTAGCTGCTGAAAAAAGGACAGAAGCCGATCTCGAAAGAATTCATGCTGCGTTAAAGGAAATGGGCAGCATTGAAACGGATGGGGAACTGGGTGAGAAAGCAGACTTCGCATTTCATTTGGCGCTGGCTGACGCTTCCCAAAATGAACTTCTTAAACACTTGATGAACCACGTGTCATCATTGCTGCTGGAAACGATGAGAGAAACACGGAAAATCTGGCTGTTTTCCAAGAAGACCTCAGTTCAGCGGCTGTACGAGGAGCATGAACGGATTTACAAGGCCGTGGCATCACAGGATGGAGCGCAGGCGGAAGCCGCCATGCTGGCGCATTTAACGAATGTGGAAGATGTGCTTTCGGGATATTTCGAGGAAAATGTGCAATAA
- the lutP gene encoding L-lactate permease LutP — MQWTQAYTPIGGNLLLSALAALVPIIFFFWALAIKRMKGYTAGLATLGIALIIAVLVYRMPAEKALMSATQGAVYGILPIGWIIVTSVFLYKITVKTGQFDIIRSSVLSITDDRRLQALLIAFSFGAFLEGAAGFGAPVAISAALLVGLGFNPLYAAGICLIANTAPVAFGAIGIPITAVEGPTGIPAMEISQMVGRQLPFLSVFIPLYLIIIMSGFRKALEVWPAILVSGVSFAVVQYLSSNFLGPELPDVLSALVSMAALAVFLKWWRPKTTFRFAGEQETAAAIETAKTNPAAPAYSGGQIFKAWSPFLLLTMMISVWGIPSVKSALTGHYEGSAVFLKWLNAVGEKLTFAPGVPFLNNQIVNADGAPIEAVYKLEVLGSAGTAILIAAVLSKFITAISWKDWGAVFKETIQELTFPILTIASVVGFAYVTNSSGMSTTLGMTLALTGSMFTFFSPVLGWLGVFITGSDTSANLLFGNLQKVTALSVGMDPVLSVAANSSGGVTGKMISPQSIAVACAAVGLAGKESDLFRFTIKHSLFLLLLVCIITFLQHHVFSWMMP, encoded by the coding sequence ATGCAATGGACACAGGCATATACGCCTATAGGGGGAAATTTGCTTTTATCAGCGCTTGCCGCACTTGTACCAATCATTTTCTTTTTTTGGGCGCTCGCGATTAAACGGATGAAGGGGTATACAGCGGGCTTGGCCACATTGGGGATCGCCCTGATCATTGCTGTATTGGTTTATCGGATGCCGGCGGAAAAAGCGCTGATGTCCGCGACACAAGGAGCCGTATACGGGATTTTGCCGATCGGCTGGATCATTGTGACGTCTGTTTTTTTATATAAAATCACTGTGAAAACGGGGCAGTTTGATATCATCCGCAGTTCTGTTCTCTCCATTACGGATGACAGGCGGCTTCAAGCGCTCTTGATCGCTTTCTCATTCGGGGCTTTTTTAGAAGGGGCTGCCGGCTTCGGGGCGCCGGTCGCCATTTCTGCCGCGCTGCTGGTCGGCCTGGGCTTTAATCCTCTTTATGCGGCGGGAATCTGTTTGATCGCCAATACGGCGCCGGTCGCCTTTGGGGCGATTGGGATTCCGATTACAGCCGTAGAAGGGCCGACAGGGATTCCGGCCATGGAGATTTCGCAAATGGTCGGACGGCAGCTGCCGTTTTTATCCGTATTTATTCCTCTTTATTTAATCATCATCATGAGCGGGTTCAGGAAAGCCCTTGAGGTCTGGCCTGCGATTCTCGTTTCCGGTGTTTCCTTTGCTGTTGTTCAATATCTTAGTTCTAATTTTTTAGGGCCTGAGCTGCCGGATGTTTTGTCGGCGCTTGTTTCGATGGCTGCGCTTGCTGTGTTTTTGAAATGGTGGAGGCCGAAAACAACATTCCGCTTTGCCGGTGAACAGGAAACGGCCGCCGCGATTGAAACGGCGAAAACGAATCCGGCTGCGCCTGCGTATAGCGGCGGACAGATTTTCAAGGCTTGGTCGCCATTTCTGCTGCTGACGATGATGATTTCTGTATGGGGCATTCCATCTGTCAAATCCGCGCTGACCGGGCATTACGAAGGCTCTGCTGTTTTCTTGAAGTGGCTGAATGCTGTTGGCGAAAAACTGACTTTCGCCCCTGGTGTGCCTTTTTTGAACAATCAAATTGTGAATGCTGACGGTGCGCCGATTGAAGCGGTTTACAAGCTTGAGGTGCTTGGTTCGGCCGGCACCGCGATATTGATTGCCGCTGTACTGTCAAAGTTCATCACGGCGATTTCGTGGAAAGACTGGGGAGCGGTTTTTAAAGAAACGATTCAAGAGTTGACGTTTCCGATTTTGACTATCGCTTCTGTCGTTGGTTTTGCCTATGTCACCAACTCCTCGGGAATGAGCACGACACTCGGCATGACACTCGCGTTGACAGGTTCAATGTTTACCTTCTTTTCACCTGTTCTCGGCTGGCTCGGCGTCTTCATTACCGGCTCAGATACTTCTGCCAACCTGCTGTTCGGCAACCTGCAAAAAGTCACCGCGTTATCGGTCGGCATGGACCCTGTTCTGTCTGTCGCCGCCAACTCCTCAGGCGGTGTGACAGGAAAAATGATTTCGCCGCAGTCGATTGCGGTGGCGTGCGCCGCGGTAGGACTCGCCGGAAAGGAATCAGACCTTTTCCGCTTTACGATTAAGCACAGCCTGTTTTTGCTGCTGCTCGTCTGCATCATTACCTTTTTGCAGCATCATGTGTTCAGCTGGATGATGCCTTAA
- the rpoN gene encoding RNA polymerase factor sigma-54 has product MDMKLQQVQVLKPQLTQELRQAITLLGYHSAELAEYIDELSLENPLIERKETDTPPLSYHKTNKNRMNAQEAGLQLSAPQRTLQDVLKQQSLDMNLTNTEKKIFNYLIHSLDSNGYLEEEVEEAAQRLSVSTKETEAVLAKLQSLEPAGIGARSLQECILLQLKRLPNRNEQAEMLVSAHFDAFAQKNWKALSNETGIPLHVIQDISDDIAALHPRPGLLFARPEQDVYIEPDIFITVKNGHIAAELNTRSFPEIDLHPQYSTLLSSGSCQDTASYLSAKYQEWRWLSRALRQRKQTITRIVNELITRQKDFFLKGRSAMKPLTLREIADCLGLHESTVSRAIKGKTIQTPYGLFEMKLFFSAKAEASGDGDASNYAVKTHLQELINQEDKTKPLSDQKLADLLYEQRGIQISRRTVAKYRDQMNIPSSAARKRYK; this is encoded by the coding sequence ATGGATATGAAACTTCAGCAAGTACAAGTATTAAAGCCTCAACTGACACAGGAGCTCAGGCAGGCCATCACGCTGCTTGGCTATCATTCGGCAGAACTCGCCGAATACATTGATGAGCTCTCACTGGAAAACCCTCTTATTGAACGAAAGGAAACAGACACACCGCCACTATCTTACCATAAAACAAATAAAAACAGGATGAATGCACAGGAAGCCGGCCTTCAATTAAGTGCTCCGCAAAGAACACTGCAGGATGTGTTAAAACAGCAGTCACTCGATATGAATCTGACAAACACTGAGAAAAAAATTTTCAATTATCTGATTCATTCGCTTGATTCGAACGGGTACCTGGAAGAAGAAGTGGAGGAGGCAGCGCAGCGCCTATCTGTTTCGACCAAGGAAACGGAAGCTGTTTTGGCAAAACTCCAGTCATTAGAGCCGGCTGGAATCGGCGCAAGATCGCTGCAAGAATGCATCCTGCTTCAATTAAAACGGCTGCCTAACAGAAATGAGCAAGCGGAGATGCTTGTTTCAGCTCATTTTGATGCTTTTGCGCAAAAAAACTGGAAAGCGCTTTCAAATGAGACTGGAATTCCTCTTCATGTCATTCAGGATATCTCTGATGACATTGCCGCACTTCATCCAAGACCGGGCCTTCTATTTGCGCGGCCAGAGCAAGATGTGTATATCGAGCCCGACATTTTTATCACCGTGAAAAACGGGCACATCGCAGCGGAGCTGAATACCCGCTCGTTTCCGGAGATCGATCTGCACCCGCAGTACAGCACGCTTTTATCATCCGGCTCCTGCCAGGACACCGCCTCTTATTTATCTGCGAAATACCAGGAATGGCGCTGGCTGAGCCGCGCGCTGCGGCAGCGAAAACAGACGATTACGAGAATTGTCAATGAGCTGATCACACGCCAAAAGGATTTCTTTCTGAAAGGGCGAAGCGCAATGAAGCCGCTGACTCTCAGAGAAATAGCGGACTGCCTAGGCCTTCATGAATCAACTGTGAGCCGGGCAATCAAAGGGAAAACGATACAAACGCCGTACGGACTGTTTGAGATGAAACTCTTTTTCTCAGCAAAAGCTGAGGCTTCAGGAGATGGAGATGCGTCTAACTACGCAGTTAAAACGCATCTTCAAGAACTCATCAATCAAGAGGATAAAACAAAACCGCTTTCAGATCAAAAGCTTGCCGATTTGCTATATGAACAGCGCGGCATCCAAATCTCCAGGCGCACCGTGGCAAAATACCGCGATCAAATGAACATTCCGTCATCGGCAGCGAGAAAACGATATAAATAA
- the yvfG gene encoding protein YvfG: MSELFSVPYFIENFKQHIEMNQSQDKIHAMNSYYRSVVSTLVQDQLTKNAVVLKRIQHLDEAYNKVKRGESK; this comes from the coding sequence ATGTCTGAACTTTTTTCCGTCCCTTATTTTATTGAGAATTTTAAACAGCATATTGAAATGAATCAGTCTCAGGATAAAATCCACGCGATGAACAGCTACTACCGTTCCGTCGTCTCAACGCTTGTGCAGGACCAGCTGACGAAAAACGCAGTCGTCTTGAAACGGATTCAACATTTAGATGAAGCGTACAACAAAGTCAAACGCGGAGAATCAAAATAA
- a CDS encoding polysaccharide pyruvyl transferase family protein, producing the protein MDSKHSMISLKQKLSGLLDVIPKQSEIIYADYPLYGNVGDLFIMKGTEAFFKEYGIRVRKRWNPDNFPVGRKLDPNLIIVCQGGGNFGDLYPYYQGFREKIVQTYPNHKIVILPQSIYYQNEVNLKRTAEIFSKHAKLHIITREKASYTTAQAYFTSNHIKLLPDMAHQLFPVIPTQQPLNQKLRFIRTDHEANKELQEHAKAESYDWRTVLSASDRRTIAFLQTLNVLNKKAGNPLPIAYIWEKYSDYIVKKAIRFFSRYESVETSRLHGHILSSLLQKENTVIDNSYGKNANYYHTWMEGVPSTRLIQHASKKENLPAHM; encoded by the coding sequence ATGGACAGCAAGCATTCGATGATCAGCCTGAAACAGAAACTGTCCGGGCTGCTCGACGTCATTCCGAAACAATCCGAAATTATATACGCCGACTATCCTCTATACGGAAATGTAGGGGATTTATTTATTATGAAGGGAACAGAAGCCTTCTTTAAAGAATACGGAATCCGGGTCAGAAAACGCTGGAATCCCGACAATTTTCCCGTCGGCCGAAAGCTGGACCCGAATCTCATCATCGTCTGCCAGGGAGGCGGCAACTTCGGGGATTTATATCCGTATTATCAAGGCTTTAGAGAAAAAATCGTCCAAACCTATCCGAACCACAAAATCGTGATCCTGCCGCAATCGATTTATTACCAAAACGAAGTCAATCTCAAACGGACGGCGGAGATATTTTCTAAGCATGCGAAACTTCATATCATCACAAGGGAAAAAGCCTCCTATACAACGGCTCAGGCTTATTTTACAAGCAATCACATTAAGCTTCTGCCTGATATGGCTCATCAGCTGTTTCCCGTTATTCCCACGCAGCAGCCGCTCAACCAAAAGCTGAGATTTATCAGAACAGATCATGAAGCGAATAAGGAGCTTCAGGAACACGCAAAAGCGGAAAGCTACGACTGGCGCACGGTGCTGTCAGCTTCAGACCGCCGGACGATCGCTTTTCTGCAAACGCTGAACGTCTTGAACAAAAAAGCGGGCAACCCTCTGCCCATCGCGTATATATGGGAAAAATACTCGGATTATATCGTTAAAAAAGCGATTCGGTTTTTCAGCCGTTACGAATCGGTAGAAACGTCCAGGCTGCACGGCCACATCCTGTCCTCTCTTCTTCAAAAAGAGAACACGGTCATTGATAATTCGTACGGGAAAAACGCCAATTACTATCACACCTGGATGGAAGGCGTGCCAAGCACCCGGCTCATCCAGCACGCCTCAAAGAAGGAAAACCTTCCTGCTCACATGTGA
- a CDS encoding DegT/DnrJ/EryC1/StrS family aminotransferase, which yields MHKKIYLSPPHMSGREQHYISEAFRSNWIAPLGPLVNSFEEQLAERVGVKGAAAVSSGTAAIHLALRLLEVKEGDSVFCQSFTFVATANPILYEKAVPVFIDSEPDTWNMSPKALERALEDAKRNGKLPKAIIAVNLYGQSAKMDEIVSLCDAYGVPVIEDAAESLGTVYKGKQSGTFGRFGIFSFNGNKIITTSGGGMLVSDDEAAIEKARFLASQARDPAVHYQHSEIGHNYRLSNILAGVGIAQLEVLDERVEKRRAIFTRYKHALGHINGVRFMPEYTAGVSNRWLTTLTLDNGLSPYDAVQRLAEENIEARPLWKPLHTQPLFEPSIFYSHEGTGSICEDLFKRGICLPSGSNLTEEEQDRVIDVLVHLFQTGEVKKWTASIR from the coding sequence ATGCATAAAAAAATCTACTTATCTCCCCCTCATATGAGCGGCAGAGAGCAGCACTATATTTCAGAGGCCTTTCGCTCAAACTGGATTGCGCCGCTTGGGCCTCTCGTGAATTCATTTGAAGAACAATTGGCTGAACGCGTCGGCGTAAAAGGGGCGGCTGCGGTCAGCTCTGGAACGGCGGCGATTCATCTGGCGCTGCGTTTGCTTGAGGTAAAAGAAGGAGACAGCGTGTTTTGCCAGTCCTTCACATTTGTGGCAACCGCCAATCCGATTTTATATGAAAAAGCGGTGCCCGTCTTTATTGATTCTGAGCCTGATACGTGGAATATGTCGCCGAAAGCCCTTGAAAGAGCGCTGGAGGATGCGAAGAGAAACGGAAAGCTGCCGAAAGCAATCATTGCCGTCAATCTATATGGGCAAAGCGCGAAAATGGATGAAATCGTAAGCCTGTGTGATGCATACGGAGTTCCTGTCATTGAGGACGCAGCCGAATCACTCGGCACAGTTTATAAAGGGAAGCAAAGCGGGACATTCGGGCGCTTCGGCATTTTTTCATTTAATGGGAACAAAATCATTACCACATCAGGGGGCGGGATGCTCGTTTCAGATGATGAAGCCGCCATTGAAAAAGCAAGATTTCTCGCCTCGCAGGCCCGTGATCCGGCTGTACATTATCAGCACAGCGAAATCGGACACAATTACAGACTGAGCAATATTCTCGCCGGCGTAGGCATTGCCCAGCTTGAAGTACTGGATGAGCGGGTGGAGAAAAGAAGGGCCATTTTCACAAGATACAAACATGCACTCGGTCACATAAACGGCGTCCGCTTTATGCCGGAGTATACAGCAGGCGTGTCCAATCGCTGGCTTACCACGCTCACACTTGATAACGGGCTGAGCCCATATGATGCGGTTCAGCGTCTTGCTGAAGAAAACATTGAAGCGAGGCCGCTGTGGAAGCCGCTCCATACCCAGCCGCTGTTTGAGCCGTCTATATTTTATTCTCATGAAGGTACAGGCAGCATATGCGAAGATCTTTTCAAACGAGGGATCTGTCTTCCATCAGGGTCCAATCTGACGGAAGAAGAGCAAGACCGGGTCATTGATGTGCTCGTACACTTATTCCAAACTGGCGAGGTGAAGAAATGGACAGCAAGCATTCGATGA
- a CDS encoding acetyltransferase: MRKVAIVGDGGHGKVIRELINARPDTCLAAVLDDKFRTLESGKEWYTGPPEALSDLRRLIPDVLFLIAIGNNSVRKQLAERLGLKQENFITLIHPSAIVSESAVIGEGTVIMAGAIIQADARIGAHCIINTGAVAEHDNQISDYVHLSPRVTLSGAVAVQEGAHVGTGAAVIPQLTIGAWSTVGAGSAVIRSIPGGVTAAGAPARIISSIQTSNKG; the protein is encoded by the coding sequence ATGAGAAAAGTGGCGATTGTAGGTGACGGCGGACACGGAAAGGTGATCAGAGAGCTGATAAATGCCCGGCCAGATACGTGCTTAGCCGCGGTGCTGGATGATAAATTCAGAACGCTTGAATCCGGAAAAGAGTGGTACACGGGCCCGCCGGAAGCTCTTAGTGATTTGCGCAGGCTCATTCCCGATGTGCTGTTTCTGATCGCCATCGGAAACAACAGTGTCAGAAAACAGCTGGCGGAGCGACTGGGACTGAAACAAGAAAATTTCATTACATTGATTCACCCGTCAGCCATCGTCAGCGAGTCGGCTGTCATCGGGGAAGGGACCGTGATTATGGCGGGCGCGATCATTCAGGCGGACGCGCGTATCGGCGCCCACTGCATCATCAATACGGGCGCAGTGGCGGAGCACGACAATCAAATCAGTGATTACGTCCACCTTTCTCCGCGTGTCACGCTGTCAGGAGCGGTCGCCGTTCAGGAAGGCGCTCACGTCGGAACCGGCGCGGCTGTCATACCGCAACTCACAATCGGGGCATGGAGCACTGTCGGCGCAGGCTCCGCTGTGATACGCTCCATACCGGGCGGGGTAACGGCGGCCGGTGCCCCGGCGCGTATTATTTCTTCCATTCAAACATCAAACAAAGGATGA
- a CDS encoding sugar transferase has translation MILKRLFDLTAAIFLLCCTSVIILFAIAVVRLKIGSPVFFKQVRPGLHGKPFTLYKFRTMTDERDSEGNLLPDEVRLTKTGRLIRKLSIDELPQLLNVLKGDLSLVGPRPLLMDYLPLYTEKQARRHEVKPGITGWAQINGRNAISWEKKFELDVWYVDNRSFFLDLKILCLTVRKVLVSEGIQQTNHVTAERFTGSGDMSS, from the coding sequence TTGATCCTGAAACGACTTTTTGATCTGACGGCCGCCATTTTTTTATTGTGCTGTACGAGTGTCATCATTCTGTTCGCCATCGCCGTTGTCAGGCTGAAAATAGGATCACCTGTCTTCTTTAAGCAAGTGAGGCCGGGCCTGCACGGCAAGCCGTTCACCCTTTATAAATTCCGAACGATGACGGATGAACGGGACAGTGAAGGAAATCTGCTGCCTGACGAAGTCCGGCTAACGAAAACGGGCAGGCTGATCAGAAAGCTGAGCATCGATGAGCTTCCGCAGCTGCTGAATGTCCTAAAAGGCGATCTGAGCCTTGTCGGCCCGCGGCCGCTTTTGATGGACTATCTGCCGCTTTATACAGAAAAGCAGGCCCGGCGCCACGAGGTGAAGCCGGGTATCACAGGCTGGGCGCAAATCAACGGCAGAAATGCGATTTCCTGGGAAAAGAAATTTGAATTAGATGTTTGGTACGTTGACAACCGGTCATTTTTTCTGGATTTGAAAATTTTATGTTTGACGGTGCGAAAAGTGCTTGTTTCAGAAGGGATTCAGCAAACCAATCATGTGACAGCGGAACGCTTTACCGGAAGCGGAGATATGTCCTCATGA
- a CDS encoding MATE family efflux transporter has product MKFTINFSANLTAFLLSVFLSVWMTPFIVKTLGVEAFGFVHLTQNVINYFSIITVALSSVVVRFFSVAAHRGEREKANAYISNYLAASVLISLLLLLPLAGSAFFIDRVMNVPQALLADVRLSILIGSLLFILTFLMAGFGAAPFYANRLYITSSIQAVQMLVRVLSVLLLFACFAPKIWQIQLAALAGAVMASVLSFYFFKKLIPWFSFRMKDLSFRISKELFQAGAWSSVNQIGVLLFLQIDLLTANLVLGASAAGKYAAIIQFPLLLRSLAGTVASLFAPLMTSYYSKGDMDGLVNYANKAVRLNGLLLALPAALLGGLAGPFLAIWLGPSFLSIAPLLYIHAGYLVISLAFMPLFYIWTAFNKQKTPAIVTLLLGAVNVMLAVTLSGPAHLGLYGITVAGAISLILKNAIFTPLYVSRITGYKKHVFFKGIIGPLSAAVFAWAVCEAIQFVVKIDGWASLIATGMTVSCCYAVFAFTLVCTKEERQLVLKRFRKTKGVVNL; this is encoded by the coding sequence ATGAAATTCACGATAAACTTCAGCGCTAATCTCACGGCATTTCTCTTGTCCGTTTTCCTGTCGGTCTGGATGACGCCTTTCATTGTCAAAACGCTTGGTGTGGAAGCGTTCGGCTTTGTTCATTTGACCCAAAACGTGATTAATTACTTTTCGATTATCACCGTGGCGCTCAGCTCGGTTGTCGTGCGGTTCTTTTCTGTCGCAGCCCACAGGGGAGAACGGGAAAAAGCAAATGCGTATATTAGCAATTATTTGGCGGCGTCTGTTCTGATTTCGTTGCTTCTTTTGCTGCCTCTTGCGGGTTCGGCTTTCTTTATTGACCGCGTCATGAACGTGCCGCAGGCGCTTTTGGCTGATGTGCGTTTGTCGATTTTGATCGGCAGTCTGCTGTTTATTTTAACGTTTTTGATGGCGGGTTTCGGCGCTGCACCGTTTTATGCCAACCGCCTATACATCACCAGTTCCATTCAGGCGGTGCAAATGCTTGTACGCGTGCTGTCTGTCCTGCTCTTGTTTGCATGCTTTGCGCCGAAAATCTGGCAGATCCAGCTTGCCGCTTTAGCTGGTGCTGTCATGGCATCTGTGCTGTCGTTCTATTTCTTCAAAAAACTGATTCCGTGGTTCTCGTTTCGTATGAAGGATCTTTCTTTCCGCATCAGCAAGGAGCTGTTTCAGGCGGGCGCGTGGAGCTCTGTCAATCAAATCGGCGTCCTGCTTTTTTTGCAGATTGATCTATTAACCGCCAATTTGGTGCTGGGAGCGTCTGCAGCCGGGAAATACGCGGCGATTATCCAGTTTCCGCTTCTGCTGCGCAGTCTGGCTGGAACAGTCGCATCCTTGTTTGCGCCGCTTATGACTTCGTATTATTCAAAAGGCGATATGGACGGATTGGTGAATTACGCCAACAAGGCAGTGAGGCTGAACGGCCTTCTGCTTGCGCTTCCTGCCGCCTTATTGGGCGGATTGGCGGGGCCTTTTCTTGCGATCTGGCTTGGGCCGTCCTTTTTGTCTATAGCACCGCTTTTATATATTCATGCCGGTTACTTGGTGATCAGCCTCGCCTTTATGCCGCTGTTTTATATATGGACCGCGTTTAATAAACAAAAAACACCGGCGATCGTTACCCTGCTGTTAGGCGCGGTGAATGTGATGCTGGCCGTCACGCTGAGCGGGCCTGCCCATCTCGGCCTGTACGGCATTACAGTGGCCGGAGCGATATCCCTTATTTTAAAAAATGCCATCTTTACGCCGCTTTACGTATCCCGCATTACCGGCTATAAAAAGCACGTGTTTTTCAAAGGCATAATCGGGCCTCTTTCGGCGGCTGTGTTTGCCTGGGCGGTCTGTGAGGCCATCCAGTTCGTTGTGAAGATTGACGGCTGGGCATCACTGATAGCGACGGGAATGACAGTCAGCTGCTGCTACGCCGTTTTTGCTTTTACGCTCGTTTGTACGAAAGAGGAGAGACAGCTGGTACTGAAACGGTTTCGAAAAACGAAAGGAGTTGTGAATCTTTGA
- a CDS encoding glycosyltransferase: MTPLVSIIVPMYNVEPFIEDCIDSLLYQTLSDLEIILVNDGSPDRSGEIAEDYAKRDARIRVIHQTNGGLSSARNAGIRAARGTYIGFVDGDDYVSSAMFQRLIEEAEQNHLDIAGCGFYKQSADGRTYVPPQLDANRVLTKTEIAERLKHAHETRFIWYVWRYVYRRELLERTNLMFDEDIRFAEDSPFNLSAFCEAERVKMLDEGLYIYRENPNSLTEVPYKPAMDEQIQKQYQAKIAFYNHYGLAGACKEDLNVYICKHQLPMLLANACASPDSPKDIKKQIKHILSYDMVRQAVRNTPVQHEKLLRGERLVLGLCKLRLIFLIKLFFEQRGTMKGSAKQA, encoded by the coding sequence ATGACCCCGCTCGTCAGTATTATTGTCCCGATGTATAACGTTGAACCATTTATAGAGGATTGCATTGACTCTTTGCTTTATCAAACGCTTTCTGATCTTGAAATCATCCTCGTGAATGACGGCTCGCCGGATCGTTCTGGCGAGATTGCAGAGGACTATGCGAAACGGGATGCGAGAATTCGGGTTATTCATCAGACAAACGGCGGGCTGAGTTCTGCGCGAAATGCGGGAATAAGGGCCGCACGGGGGACGTACATCGGCTTTGTTGACGGAGACGATTATGTATCTTCCGCCATGTTCCAGAGGCTGATTGAAGAAGCGGAACAAAATCATCTCGACATCGCCGGCTGCGGTTTTTACAAGCAGTCAGCGGACGGGCGGACTTATGTGCCGCCGCAGCTTGACGCAAATCGCGTGCTGACAAAAACGGAAATCGCTGAACGGCTCAAACATGCTCACGAAACGAGATTTATCTGGTATGTATGGCGTTATGTTTATCGCCGTGAGCTTTTGGAAAGAACCAATCTGATGTTTGATGAAGACATCCGTTTTGCTGAAGATTCTCCCTTCAATTTGTCCGCTTTTTGCGAGGCGGAGCGGGTGAAAATGCTGGATGAAGGCTTGTACATTTATCGTGAAAACCCGAACAGCCTGACAGAAGTTCCTTATAAGCCGGCGATGGATGAACAGATTCAAAAGCAATATCAGGCGAAAATCGCATTTTACAATCATTACGGGTTAGCGGGTGCATGCAAAGAAGATTTAAATGTGTACATTTGCAAGCATCAGCTTCCAATGCTTCTGGCAAACGCCTGTGCTTCTCCGGATTCGCCGAAAGACATCAAAAAGCAGATTAAACACATTTTATCCTATGACATGGTGCGGCAGGCTGTCAGAAATACACCGGTTCAGCATGAGAAATTATTAAGAGGCGAGCGTTTGGTATTGGGACTGTGCAAATTGCGGCTCATCTTTCTCATCAAGCTGTTTTTTGAGCAGCGGGGAACGATGAAAGGCAGTGCGAAGCAGGCATGA